A single region of the Phoenix dactylifera cultivar Barhee BC4 unplaced genomic scaffold, palm_55x_up_171113_PBpolish2nd_filt_p 001084F, whole genome shotgun sequence genome encodes:
- the LOC103715813 gene encoding uncharacterized protein LOC103715813 — translation MFEGGADYLAAETWIREIEEMYDALQFLEEVKVKLAVPMLRGNAKFWWIAMKAAVQGKGEQLTWEEFNGKFYNQYFPQSVRLVKQNEFLALKQTENMTVLEYTSKFNELGRFCPQFMEDEISKANKFEQGLIYGIRSRLAVLIFTSYQDVLERALKLEAELKRSEKERGDQKRPKMTESLSDRPRNSEGDTNKKKRFEACTYCGKTHRGPYFKKMGVCFICGQHGHLAQDCPNKKKNDLEPTELGAQLLH, via the coding sequence ATGTTTGAGGGAGGGGCTGATTACTTGGCTGCTGAGACCTGGATTCGGGAGATAGAGGAGATGTACGATGCCCTACAATTTCTTGAGGAGGTTAAGGTCAAATTGGCGGTTCCTATGCTCAGAGGAAATGCCAAGTTCTGGTGGATAGCTATGAAGGCTGCTGTTCAAGGAAAAGGTGAACAACTAACATGGGAGGAATTTAATGGTAAATTCTACAATCAGTACTTCCCCCAGTCAGTGAGATTGGTGAAGCAGAATGAATTTTTGGCCCTGAAACAGACCGAGAATATGACAGTATTGGAATATACCAGCAAGTTTAATGAATTGGGCAGGTTTTGTCCTCAGTTCATGGAGGACGAGATAAGTAAAGCTAATAAGTTTGAACAAGGCCTGATATATGGGATCAGGTCTAGGTTGGCCGTTCTGATTTTCACAAGTTATCAGGATGTATTGGAAAGGGCTCTAAAATTGGAAGCCGAATTGAAGAgatcagaaaaagaaagaggtgaCCAGAAGAGACCCAAGATGACAGAAAGTCTGAGTGACAGGCCACGGAACTCTGAAGGTGATACAAATAAGAAGAAGAGATTTGAGGCCTGTACCTACTGTGGCAAGACTCATAGGGGGCCTTATTTTAAGAAAATGGGAGTCTGCTTCATTTGTGGTCAACATGGACATTTAGCACAGGACTGtccaaataaaaagaagaacgaCTTGGAACCTACCGAATTGGGGGCTCAGCTTTTGCATTGA